A section of the Citrobacter farmeri genome encodes:
- the pabC gene encoding aminodeoxychorismate lyase — MFLINGREQESLPASDRAIQFGDGCFTTARILDGTVMLLAAHLRRLQVACTTLMIAFDDWGALEREMTTLAAGHSRAVLKVIISRGSGGRGYSGRHCHESSRILSVFAYPQHYDSWREQGITLALSPVRLGRNPLLAGIKHLNRLEQVLIRSHLEQTDADEALVLDSEGWVTECCAANLFWRKDNVVYTPRLDQAGVNGIMRQFCIRKLAQSSFQVVETNAREEALRHADEMVVCNALMPIVPVRAYGDNTLSSRALFKFLAPLCEHPN, encoded by the coding sequence ATGTTCTTGATTAATGGCCGTGAACAGGAATCTCTTCCCGCAAGCGATCGCGCCATCCAGTTTGGCGATGGATGTTTTACCACTGCGCGTATTCTCGATGGCACGGTTATGCTGCTGGCGGCGCATCTCCGGCGTTTGCAGGTGGCCTGCACAACATTGATGATCGCCTTTGATGACTGGGGCGCGCTTGAGCGGGAAATGACCACGCTGGCTGCGGGCCATTCGCGCGCGGTACTGAAGGTGATCATCAGCCGCGGCAGTGGGGGACGGGGATACAGCGGCAGGCACTGTCATGAGAGCAGCCGTATTCTCTCTGTCTTTGCGTATCCACAACATTATGACAGCTGGCGCGAACAGGGGATCACGCTTGCCTTGAGCCCGGTTCGCCTGGGGCGCAACCCTCTGCTTGCCGGTATCAAACACCTGAATCGTCTGGAACAGGTGCTGATCCGCTCTCATCTTGAGCAGACGGATGCCGATGAAGCGCTGGTTCTTGACAGCGAGGGTTGGGTTACGGAATGCTGTGCGGCTAATTTATTCTGGCGAAAAGACAATGTGGTCTACACACCGCGCCTCGATCAGGCGGGAGTGAACGGTATTATGCGACAATTCTGTATCCGGAAACTGGCACAATCGTCTTTTCAGGTTGTCGAAACGAATGCCCGCGAAGAAGCGCTGCGACATGCCGATGAAATGGTGGTCTGTAATGCGCTGATGCCGATCGTGCCCGTCAGGGCTTATGGCGATAACACCTTGTCTTCACGTGCATTATTTAAGTTTCTGGCCCCACTGTGTGAGCATCCGAATTAG
- the holB gene encoding DNA polymerase III subunit delta' → MKWYPWLRPDFEKLVASYQAGRGHHALLIQALPGMGDDALIYALSRYLLCQQPDGHKSCGHCRGCQLMQAGTHPDYYSLFPEKGKSTLGIDAVREVSEKLYERARLGGAKVVWIPDAALMTDAAANALLKTLEEPPAQTWFFLASREPARLLATLRSRCRLHHLAPPAEQYAVSWLAREVTASQDTLLTALRLSAGSPGAALALLGSESWSQRDALCQALANSIPVGDWYSLLTVLNHEQAPARLHWLATLMMDALKRQHGATAMTNADAGQLVATIAGQLSQMRIQAILNAICHCREQLLNVTGINRELVLTDLLLQIEHYLQPGTVLPVPHL, encoded by the coding sequence ATGAAATGGTATCCATGGTTACGACCTGACTTCGAAAAACTGGTAGCGAGCTATCAGGCGGGAAGGGGTCACCATGCGCTACTGATTCAGGCTTTGCCGGGGATGGGCGACGACGCATTGATCTATGCGCTAAGCCGTTATCTGCTTTGCCAACAGCCGGATGGACATAAAAGCTGCGGCCACTGCCGCGGCTGTCAGTTGATGCAGGCAGGAACGCATCCGGACTACTATTCCCTGTTTCCGGAAAAAGGGAAAAGCACGCTGGGTATTGATGCGGTTCGTGAAGTGAGTGAGAAGCTGTACGAGCGTGCGCGGCTGGGGGGCGCCAAAGTGGTCTGGATCCCGGATGCGGCACTGATGACGGATGCCGCCGCCAATGCGTTGCTCAAAACGCTGGAAGAACCGCCCGCGCAAACCTGGTTCTTTCTCGCCAGTCGTGAACCCGCACGGTTACTGGCGACACTGCGCAGTCGTTGTCGTTTACACCATCTCGCGCCACCGGCTGAACAGTACGCAGTATCATGGCTTGCGCGAGAAGTGACAGCGTCACAAGACACATTGTTGACCGCGCTGCGTCTGAGTGCCGGTTCTCCGGGCGCGGCGCTGGCACTACTGGGCTCAGAAAGTTGGTCCCAGCGCGACGCGCTGTGTCAGGCGCTGGCAAATAGCATTCCTGTGGGTGACTGGTATTCATTATTGACGGTGCTGAATCATGAACAGGCACCTGCCAGATTGCACTGGCTGGCGACGTTAATGATGGATGCGCTTAAACGCCAGCACGGAGCTACCGCGATGACCAACGCGGATGCCGGGCAACTTGTCGCCACGATTGCCGGCCAGTTGTCTCAGATGCGTATTCAGGCAATCCTTAACGCCATTTGCCACTGTCGCGAACAACTCCTTAATGTGACCGGTATAAACCGTGAACTGGTGTTAACCGATCTTCTTCTGCAAATTGAGCATTATCTGCAACCAGGCACTGTGTTGCCTGTTCCCCACCTGTAA
- the thiK gene encoding thiamine kinase, whose translation MPFSSNNIPERDAVLSRYFPHYRPVAEGLSGLSGGSVIIESPTQRLVLRRHHDPDAPQAHFLRQYHVLSRLPESLAPKPHLYIRGWMAVDYVPGEIKSGLPDADELSGLLYYLHQQPRFGWCIRLLPLLEQYWQGSDPARRTPNWLRRLKRLRKQGEPRPLRLAPLHMDVHAANIVHGPAGLRLIDWEYAGDGDVALELAGVWVDDVRQHRHLVQAYAVRARMDGQKLWQQVRRWYPWILMLKAGWFEYRWRQTGEQQFIRLADATWRQLTTKD comes from the coding sequence GTGCCGTTCAGCAGCAATAACATACCAGAGCGCGACGCGGTGTTGTCGCGCTACTTTCCGCACTATCGTCCCGTCGCCGAAGGCCTGAGTGGTCTTAGCGGCGGGAGTGTGATCATTGAAAGCCCGACTCAACGGCTGGTTCTTCGCCGTCATCACGATCCCGATGCGCCGCAAGCGCATTTTTTACGTCAGTATCACGTCCTGTCGCGATTACCTGAAAGTCTTGCGCCAAAGCCGCACTTGTACATCCGCGGCTGGATGGCGGTGGATTATGTGCCGGGCGAGATAAAATCCGGACTGCCGGATGCCGACGAACTGTCGGGCTTACTGTATTATCTTCATCAGCAGCCCCGTTTCGGCTGGTGTATCCGTCTGTTGCCGTTGCTGGAGCAATACTGGCAGGGGAGCGATCCAGCGCGGCGAACCCCGAACTGGCTAAGAAGGCTGAAACGTCTGCGTAAGCAGGGCGAGCCGCGTCCGCTACGCCTCGCGCCGCTGCATATGGATGTCCATGCCGCGAATATTGTTCATGGCCCCGCAGGACTGCGGCTGATCGACTGGGAATATGCAGGAGACGGTGATGTTGCTCTTGAACTGGCGGGAGTGTGGGTGGACGATGTCCGGCAACACCGACACCTGGTGCAGGCCTATGCTGTTCGTGCGCGCATGGACGGGCAAAAATTATGGCAACAGGTCAGACGCTGGTATCCGTGGATACTGATGCTGAAGGCCGGTTGGTTTGAATACCGCTGGCGACAGACCGGCGAACAACAATTTATCAGGCTGGCCGATGCAACCTGGCGGCAGCTGACAACGAAGGATTAA
- the tmk gene encoding dTMP kinase, translated as MRSNYIVIEGLEGAGKTTAKNVVVETLEQLGIRDMVFTREPGGTQLAEKLRSLVLDIRSVGDETITVKAEVLMFYAARVQLVETVIKPALEEGKWVIGDRHDLSTQAYQGGGRGVDQQMLATLRDAVLGDFRPDLTLYLDVTPEVGLKRARARGELDRIEQESFDFFNRTRARYLELAAQDPSIRTIDATQPLDIVMNDIRTTITEWAKGLGE; from the coding sequence ATGCGCAGTAATTATATCGTCATCGAGGGGCTGGAAGGCGCCGGAAAAACGACCGCAAAAAACGTTGTGGTTGAGACGCTTGAACAACTCGGTATTCGCGACATGGTTTTTACTCGCGAACCGGGCGGTACACAGTTGGCAGAAAAACTGCGTAGCCTGGTGCTGGATATCCGTTCGGTCGGTGACGAAACCATTACCGTAAAAGCCGAAGTGTTGATGTTCTACGCTGCGCGCGTACAACTGGTTGAAACGGTGATCAAACCTGCGCTCGAAGAGGGGAAATGGGTGATTGGCGACCGTCACGATCTGTCCACTCAGGCGTACCAGGGCGGGGGACGCGGGGTCGATCAGCAGATGCTGGCGACGCTGCGTGATGCCGTGCTGGGGGACTTCCGCCCGGATTTGACGCTTTACCTGGACGTCACGCCAGAGGTAGGTCTGAAACGCGCCCGTGCCCGCGGTGAACTGGACCGCATCGAACAGGAATCGTTTGATTTCTTCAATCGCACCCGTGCCCGCTATCTGGAGCTCGCGGCCCAGGATCCCAGCATCCGGACGATTGATGCGACGCAGCCGCTGGATATTGTGATGAACGATATCCGTACCACTATCACGGAGTGGGCGAAGGGGCTGGGCGAATGA
- the hinT gene encoding purine nucleoside phosphoramidase produces the protein MAEETIFSKIIRREIPSDIVYQDDLVTAFRDISPQAPTHILIIPNVLIPTVNDVTAEHEQALGRMITVAAKIAQQEGIAEDGYRLIMNTNRHGGQEVYHIHMHLLGGRALGPMLAHKGL, from the coding sequence GTGGCAGAAGAGACTATATTCAGCAAGATTATTCGTCGTGAAATCCCTTCCGATATCGTCTACCAGGATGACCTGGTGACGGCATTCCGGGATATTTCACCGCAGGCGCCAACACACATTCTGATCATCCCCAACGTTCTGATCCCGACGGTCAATGACGTTACCGCTGAGCATGAGCAAGCGTTGGGGCGGATGATTACCGTTGCAGCAAAAATTGCTCAACAGGAAGGTATTGCCGAAGACGGCTACCGCTTGATCATGAACACCAATCGTCATGGCGGCCAGGAGGTATATCACATCCATATGCATCTGTTGGGCGGTCGCGCGCTCGGTCCTATGCTCGCGCACAAAGGATTGTAA
- the fhuE gene encoding ferric-rhodotorulic acid/ferric-coprogen receptor FhuE yields the protein MSLTTHNRDEHRQAVATPSLLAACIAMALMPSMSFAATTPEETVIVDGSAPATPADSDERDYSVKSTAAGTKMMMTQRDIPQSVSIISEQRMNDQQLQTLGDVMDSTLGISKSQADSDRVSYFSRGFQIDNYMVDGIPTWFESRWNLGDALTDMALYERVEVVRGSNGLMTGTGNPSASINMIRKHATSREFKGNVSAEYGSWNKQRYVMDLQSPLTDDGNVRARIVAGYQDNDSWLDRYHNEKNFFSGIIDADLGETTSLAVGYEYQKIKVDSPTWGGLPRWNTDGSKNSYDRARSTAPDWAYNDKEINKVFATLKQRFADTWQATMNATHSEIKFDSKTMYVDAYVNKADGMLVGPYSNYGPGYDYVGGTGWNSGKRKVDALDLFADGGYDLFGRQHNLMFGGSYSKQNNRYFSSWANVFPAEIGSFNNVNGNFPQTDWAPQSLAQDDTTHMKSLYAATRISLADPLHLILGARYTNWRIDTLSYSMEKNHTTPYAGLVYDINDNWSTYASYTSIFQPQNKRDSSGKYLTPVTGNNYEVGLKSDWMNSRLTTTLAVFRIEQDNVAQSTGAPIPGTNGDIAYKTAKGTVSKGVEFEVNGAITDNWQMTFGATRYVAEDNEGNAVNPNLPRTSVKLFTSYRLPVMPALTVGGGVNWQNRVYTDTATPYGTFRAEQGSYALVDLFTRYQVTKNFSVQGNVNNLFDKTYDTNVEGSIVYGEPRNVSITANYQF from the coding sequence ATGTCTTTAACAACACACAACAGGGATGAACACCGTCAGGCTGTTGCAACACCATCGTTGCTGGCAGCTTGCATCGCTATGGCACTGATGCCATCCATGAGCTTCGCAGCGACCACGCCAGAAGAGACCGTCATTGTCGACGGTTCTGCGCCAGCGACACCAGCAGACAGCGACGAGCGGGATTACAGCGTCAAATCCACCGCCGCCGGAACCAAAATGATGATGACCCAACGCGATATTCCGCAATCGGTCAGCATCATCAGCGAGCAACGCATGAATGACCAGCAGTTGCAAACGCTGGGTGATGTGATGGACAGCACGCTTGGGATCAGCAAAAGCCAGGCGGACTCTGACCGCGTCAGCTACTTCTCCCGCGGTTTCCAGATTGATAACTACATGGTTGATGGTATTCCAACCTGGTTCGAATCCCGCTGGAATCTGGGTGATGCCCTCACCGATATGGCACTCTATGAGCGCGTGGAAGTGGTGCGCGGCTCAAACGGCCTGATGACCGGCACGGGCAACCCGTCGGCCTCCATTAATATGATCCGTAAACACGCGACCAGTCGTGAGTTCAAAGGCAACGTATCGGCGGAGTACGGCAGTTGGAACAAACAACGCTACGTGATGGATCTGCAAAGCCCGCTCACCGATGACGGTAATGTACGCGCGCGCATTGTGGCGGGTTATCAGGATAACGACTCCTGGCTCGATCGCTATCACAACGAGAAAAATTTCTTCTCGGGCATTATTGATGCCGATCTGGGTGAAACCACCAGCCTTGCCGTGGGTTATGAATACCAGAAAATCAAAGTGGACAGCCCGACCTGGGGTGGTCTGCCACGCTGGAATACCGACGGCAGTAAAAACAGCTACGACCGCGCCCGCAGCACCGCGCCAGACTGGGCGTATAACGATAAAGAGATCAACAAAGTCTTTGCCACACTCAAACAGCGTTTTGCCGACACCTGGCAGGCGACGATGAATGCGACCCACTCGGAAATCAAATTCGACAGTAAAACGATGTATGTCGATGCCTATGTCAATAAAGCAGATGGCATGCTGGTCGGCCCCTACAGCAATTACGGACCGGGCTATGACTACGTTGGCGGCACGGGCTGGAACAGCGGCAAGCGTAAGGTTGATGCGCTGGATCTCTTTGCCGACGGCGGTTATGACCTGTTCGGTCGCCAGCACAACCTGATGTTTGGCGGCAGCTACAGCAAACAGAACAACCGCTATTTCAGCTCCTGGGCAAACGTCTTCCCGGCTGAGATCGGCAGTTTCAATAACGTCAATGGCAACTTCCCGCAAACCGACTGGGCACCACAGTCGCTGGCCCAGGATGACACCACGCACATGAAGTCGCTGTACGCCGCGACGCGTATTTCGCTGGCTGACCCGCTGCATCTGATCCTCGGTGCGCGCTACACTAACTGGCGTATCGATACCCTGAGCTACAGCATGGAGAAAAACCACACTACGCCCTATGCCGGTCTGGTTTACGACATCAATGATAACTGGTCAACTTACGCCAGCTACACCTCCATCTTCCAGCCGCAGAACAAACGTGACAGCAGCGGGAAGTACCTCACACCGGTCACCGGCAACAACTATGAAGTGGGCCTGAAGTCTGACTGGATGAACAGTCGACTGACCACCACCCTCGCCGTGTTCCGTATTGAGCAGGATAATGTTGCCCAGTCGACGGGTGCGCCAATTCCGGGTACCAATGGCGATATCGCGTATAAAACGGCGAAAGGCACCGTCAGTAAAGGAGTTGAATTCGAAGTTAACGGGGCAATTACCGATAACTGGCAGATGACCTTTGGCGCAACGCGTTACGTCGCAGAAGACAATGAAGGTAACGCCGTCAATCCGAATCTGCCTCGTACCAGCGTCAAGCTGTTCACCAGCTACCGTCTGCCGGTAATGCCTGCGCTGACCGTAGGCGGTGGCGTGAACTGGCAGAACCGCGTGTACACCGATACCGCGACGCCGTACGGCACCTTCCGTGCAGAACAAGGGAGTTACGCGCTGGTGGATCTGTTCACCCGCTATCAGGTGACCAAAAACTTCTCCGTGCAGGGTAACGTCAACAACCTGTTTGATAAAACCTACGACACCAACGTCGAAGGGTCGATTGTTTATGGTGAGCCGCGCAACGTGAGCATCACCGCGAACTATCAGTTCTGA
- the yceG gene encoding cell division protein YceG — protein MKKMFRVVLLLVVVLGIAAGAGMWKVRHLADSKILIKEETIFTLKPGTGRLALGEQLYADRVINRPRVFQWLLRVEPDLSHFKAGTYRLTPGMSVREMLQLLESGKEAQFPLRLVEGMRLSDYLKQLRDAPYIKHTLSDDSYETVAKALDLENTERLEGWFWPDTWMYTANTTDIALLKRAHQKMVKAVDRVWEGRAEGLPYKDQNQLVTMASIIEKETAVASERDHVASVFINRLRIGMRLQTDPTVIYGMGARYNGKISRADLETPTAYNTYTITGLPPGPIAMPGEASLKAAAHPAKTPYLYFVADGKGGHTFNTNLASHNRSVQDYLKVLKEKNAQ, from the coding sequence ATGAAAAAAATGTTTCGTGTTGTCCTTTTACTGGTTGTTGTACTGGGTATTGCCGCAGGTGCGGGAATGTGGAAAGTTCGCCATCTGGCGGACAGTAAAATCCTGATTAAAGAAGAGACCATTTTTACCCTCAAACCGGGAACCGGACGTCTGGCCCTGGGGGAGCAACTGTATGCGGATCGGGTCATCAATCGCCCTCGTGTGTTTCAATGGTTACTACGGGTTGAGCCGGATCTTTCCCACTTTAAGGCGGGAACCTATCGTTTAACGCCGGGCATGAGCGTCCGTGAGATGCTGCAACTGCTGGAAAGCGGTAAAGAGGCGCAGTTCCCGCTGCGACTGGTGGAAGGCATGCGGTTAAGCGACTACCTCAAACAACTACGCGACGCGCCTTACATTAAGCACACCCTGAGCGACGACAGTTACGAAACGGTCGCAAAAGCGCTGGACCTTGAGAATACAGAGAGGCTGGAAGGCTGGTTCTGGCCCGATACCTGGATGTATACCGCCAACACCACCGACATTGCTTTGCTCAAGCGCGCGCATCAAAAGATGGTGAAGGCGGTTGACCGCGTCTGGGAAGGGCGCGCGGAAGGGTTGCCGTATAAAGATCAAAATCAACTGGTAACGATGGCCTCGATCATTGAGAAAGAAACGGCCGTTGCCAGCGAGCGCGATCATGTCGCCTCCGTTTTTATTAACCGCCTGCGCATCGGGATGCGCCTGCAAACCGATCCAACCGTGATTTACGGGATGGGGGCGCGTTATAATGGCAAGATCTCGCGCGCGGACCTGGAAACGCCTACGGCCTATAATACCTACACAATTACCGGACTCCCGCCGGGACCGATTGCGATGCCGGGTGAAGCCTCGCTGAAAGCAGCGGCGCATCCGGCTAAAACACCGTATCTCTATTTTGTGGCCGACGGTAAAGGCGGTCATACTTTTAATACGAATCTTGCCAGCCATAACCGGTCAGTGCAGGACTACCTGAAAGTGCTTAAGGAAAAAAATGCGCAGTAA
- a CDS encoding YcfL family protein — MTRGCIALSLGLLLLAGCRSHPEIPVSDEQSLVMESTLLAAGITAQEPTLTTSDIQPSASSTLYNERQEPVTVHYRFYWYDARGLEMHPLETPRSVTIPAHSSVTLYGSANYLGAHKVRLYLYL, encoded by the coding sequence ATGACCAGAGGATGCATTGCGCTTTCGCTGGGTCTGCTCTTACTTGCCGGATGCCGTTCTCACCCTGAGATCCCGGTAAGTGATGAACAGTCGCTGGTGATGGAGTCCACGCTACTGGCGGCGGGGATCACCGCTCAAGAGCCGACGTTGACTACGTCTGATATTCAGCCCTCTGCATCCTCGACGCTGTATAACGAAAGGCAAGAGCCCGTTACCGTTCATTATCGCTTTTACTGGTATGACGCCAGAGGGCTGGAGATGCACCCTCTGGAAACGCCGCGCAGCGTAACTATTCCGGCACATTCGTCGGTCACGTTGTATGGCAGCGCTAATTACCTGGGGGCGCACAAAGTCAGACTTTATCTTTATTTGTAA
- the lpoB gene encoding penicillin-binding protein activator LpoB, translating into MSRYALIAALAMFLSGCVVQREPAPVDEVKPTPEQPAQPQEPAPGVPSVPTIPGQPGPIEHEDQTAAPAPRIRHYDWNSAMQPMVGKMLQADGVTAGSVLLVDSVNNRTNGSLNAGEATETLRNALANNGKFTLVSAQQLSLAKQQLGLSPQDSLGTRSKAIGIARNVGAHYVLYSSASGNVNAPSLQMQLMLVQTGEIIWSGKGAVQQQ; encoded by the coding sequence ATGAGTCGCTACGCATTGATAGCCGCGCTGGCGATGTTCCTGTCCGGTTGTGTGGTGCAACGTGAACCTGCGCCGGTTGATGAGGTGAAACCCACGCCGGAACAGCCCGCGCAGCCGCAAGAACCGGCTCCGGGAGTACCTTCAGTTCCCACGATCCCAGGACAGCCTGGACCTATCGAACATGAAGATCAGACCGCGGCACCGGCGCCGCGTATACGTCATTACGACTGGAATAGCGCGATGCAGCCAATGGTGGGCAAAATGCTACAGGCCGATGGCGTTACGGCGGGGAGCGTACTGCTGGTCGATAGCGTCAATAACCGCACTAACGGTTCGCTGAACGCGGGTGAAGCCACTGAAACGTTGCGCAATGCGTTGGCGAACAATGGCAAATTTACCCTGGTCTCCGCGCAGCAATTGTCGCTGGCAAAACAGCAGTTAGGGCTGTCACCGCAGGACAGCCTGGGAACGCGCAGCAAGGCGATTGGTATTGCCCGTAACGTCGGCGCGCACTATGTGCTGTATTCCAGTGCCTCGGGCAACGTCAACGCGCCATCGTTGCAAATGCAATTAATGCTGGTACAAACTGGCGAGATAATCTGGTCTGGTAAAGGTGCCGTTCAGCAGCAATAA
- the ptsG gene encoding PTS glucose transporter subunit IIBC, whose product MFKNAFANLQKVGKSLMLPVSVLPIAGILLGVGSANFSWLPAVVSHVMAEAGGSVFANMPLIFAIGVALGFTNNDGVSALASVVAYGIMVKTMAVVAPLVLHLPAEEIAAKHLADTGVLGGIISGAIAAYMFNRFYRIKLPEYLGFFAGKRFVPIISGLAAIFTGVVLSFIWPPIGTAIQTFSQWAAYQNPVVAFGIYGFIERCLVPFGLHHIWNVPFQMQIGEYTNAAGQVFHGDIPRYMAGDPTAGMLSGGFLFKMYGLPAAAIAIWHSAKPENRAKVGGIMISAALTSFLTGITEPIEFSFMFVAPILYVIHAILAGLAFPICILLGMRDGTSFSHGLIDFIVLSGNSSKLWLFPIVGAGYAIVYYTIFRVLIKALDLKTPGREDNTDDAKAGATSEMAPALIAAFGGKENITNLDACITRLRVSVADVAKVDQAGLKKLGAAGVVVAGSGVQAIFGTKSDNLKTEMDEYIRNS is encoded by the coding sequence ATGTTTAAGAATGCATTTGCTAACCTGCAAAAGGTCGGTAAATCGCTGATGCTGCCGGTATCCGTATTGCCTATCGCAGGTATCCTGCTGGGCGTCGGTTCCGCAAACTTCAGCTGGCTGCCAGCCGTTGTATCGCACGTGATGGCAGAAGCCGGCGGTTCTGTTTTTGCAAACATGCCGCTGATCTTCGCTATCGGTGTCGCGCTTGGCTTTACCAACAACGATGGCGTTTCGGCTCTGGCTTCGGTTGTTGCCTATGGCATCATGGTGAAAACCATGGCTGTGGTCGCACCGCTGGTTCTGCATTTACCTGCTGAAGAAATCGCAGCAAAACACCTTGCAGATACAGGTGTACTCGGGGGGATTATCTCCGGTGCGATTGCAGCGTACATGTTTAACCGCTTCTACCGTATCAAGCTGCCTGAGTATCTGGGCTTCTTTGCTGGTAAGCGATTCGTGCCGATCATTTCTGGTCTGGCGGCGATCTTTACCGGTGTCGTCCTGTCCTTCATTTGGCCGCCGATCGGTACTGCTATCCAGACGTTCTCTCAGTGGGCGGCTTACCAGAACCCGGTAGTGGCGTTCGGTATCTATGGCTTCATTGAACGCTGCCTGGTACCGTTTGGTCTGCACCATATCTGGAACGTTCCTTTCCAGATGCAGATTGGTGAATACACCAACGCGGCAGGTCAGGTCTTCCACGGCGATATCCCACGCTACATGGCGGGTGACCCAACGGCGGGTATGCTGTCTGGCGGTTTCCTGTTCAAAATGTACGGTCTGCCGGCAGCTGCCATTGCTATCTGGCACTCTGCTAAACCAGAAAACCGCGCCAAAGTGGGCGGTATCATGATCTCCGCAGCGTTGACCTCGTTCCTGACCGGTATCACCGAGCCGATCGAGTTCTCCTTCATGTTCGTTGCGCCGATCCTGTACGTTATCCACGCGATTCTGGCTGGTCTGGCGTTCCCGATCTGTATCCTGCTGGGTATGCGTGACGGTACGTCGTTCTCACACGGTCTGATCGACTTTATCGTACTGTCCGGTAACAGCAGCAAGCTGTGGTTGTTCCCGATTGTGGGTGCGGGCTATGCGATTGTTTACTACACCATCTTCCGCGTGCTGATTAAAGCGCTGGATCTGAAGACTCCGGGTCGTGAAGATAACACCGACGACGCGAAAGCGGGCGCGACCAGTGAAATGGCACCGGCGCTGATTGCAGCGTTTGGTGGTAAAGAAAACATCACTAACCTCGATGCGTGCATTACCCGTCTGCGTGTCAGCGTGGCTGACGTGGCGAAAGTGGATCAGGCTGGCCTGAAGAAACTGGGTGCTGCAGGTGTGGTGGTTGCTGGTTCCGGTGTTCAGGCGATTTTCGGTACGAAATCCGATAACCTGAAAACGGAGATGGATGAATACATCCGTAACAGCTAA
- a CDS encoding metal-dependent hydrolase: MFLVDSHCHLDGLDYQSLHKDVDDVLAKAAARDVKFCLAVATTLPGYRGMRELVGQRDNVVFSCGVHPLNQDEPYDVEELRHLAADEGVVAMGETGLDYFYTPETKVRQQESFIHHIQIGRELNKPVIVHTRDARVDTLAILRHENVTDCGGVLHCFTEDRETAGKLLDLGFYISFSGIVTFRNAEQLRDAARYVPLDRLLVETDSPYLAPVPHRGKENQPAMVRDVAEYMAVLKGVAVEELAQITTDNFARLFHINASRLQSAS; the protein is encoded by the coding sequence ATGTTTTTAGTCGACTCGCACTGCCATCTTGATGGCCTGGATTATCAATCTCTGCATAAGGATGTGGATGACGTGCTGGCGAAGGCGGCCGCGCGCGATGTGAAATTCTGTCTGGCGGTAGCAACGACGCTGCCGGGATACCGCGGCATGCGCGAGCTGGTTGGTCAGCGCGATAACGTCGTTTTCTCCTGCGGCGTGCATCCGCTAAATCAGGACGAACCGTATGATGTGGAGGAACTGCGTCATCTGGCGGCCGATGAAGGCGTTGTGGCGATGGGAGAGACGGGGCTGGACTATTTTTACACGCCTGAGACGAAAGTACGTCAGCAGGAGTCATTTATTCATCATATCCAGATCGGGCGTGAACTGAACAAGCCGGTGATTGTCCACACGCGCGATGCTCGCGTCGATACGCTGGCGATTCTTCGCCATGAAAACGTGACGGATTGTGGCGGCGTACTACACTGTTTTACAGAAGACAGAGAAACGGCGGGTAAACTACTGGATCTGGGTTTTTATATCTCTTTTTCCGGCATTGTGACCTTCCGTAATGCTGAACAGTTACGCGATGCCGCGCGGTATGTGCCGCTGGACAGACTGCTGGTGGAGACGGATTCTCCGTATCTGGCTCCGGTGCCGCATCGCGGGAAAGAGAACCAGCCTGCGATGGTCCGCGACGTGGCGGAATACATGGCCGTATTGAAAGGTGTAGCCGTTGAAGAACTGGCGCAGATAACCACCGATAACTTTGCCCGCCTGTTTCATATCAACGCTTCCCGTCTGCAGTCAGCCTCGTAG